In Toxoplasma gondii ME49 chromosome V, whole genome shotgun sequence, the DNA window GGGAGGAGCGAGGACAGAGGGggcacgagagaagagaggagaggagaatgAGAGGGTTGAGATGGAAAAGGCGGGTGAGGAACTGAGtcggggagggggggggatGCGGGAGAACGAAATGGAGGAGACACCAtgcaggagagagcgaggcaaATGATGGAGAAGAGATGCAACAAACAGATATGGAGTggtgagaggaaagagggagacggagagctGCTTGAGGTCGAGAAGGTACGGAAATCCGTTTTCTTTGCAGAGATTGTGTTaagcttcgttttctccattttTTCAGAAGGCCCCGGCGCCGCACAGTGGCTGCGCCGCGAGCAAGgcaacgagacagagacgcggtGGTGCAGAGACGTTTGCGTCTTGTGGGACGACAGACAAGAGAAGGCGGTTGTGCAGCTCCAGTTCCACTCTCCGATAAGAGGCGTCCAAATGCTCAAGGAAGTGTACGCGATCTacgcagcgagaggaaacagaaagaactCCCGAAAGCGAGACTAAGATGCGAGAACCGAAGCGAgaacagaagcgagagagacaccggacagagagaacgggatAGAAAGCGGATCAAACGATTTatgcaaagagagaaaggtaCCTTCCTTGCCAGAAGCGTCAAagttcgtgtctcttccttttccccagGTTGATCGTCATTCTGACAGAGAAAGTCTGCGTTTACCGCCTTCGCGACCTCCTGCTGCTGGACACCGTCGCCACAGCTCCTAATCCCAGCGCAGTCTGcgcatgcgcttctctccagtctgCGGCCGtccccgtctcttctgcctcggcctccagttccccttctctttcttcttctacctcttcttcgagagCTGCACCAGCCTCCGCGGGCTCCGCGGGGCGAGGCGACACCCAGAGCGACcgcgcgccttcttcgcaggTCCTCGTCGCCTGCCCAGGTGAGTcacgaagcgcgagagaggaagaaacttTCCACCGTGCAGGGCAAACCCAGTGAACGGACGGTGGTGTGAACATCTGCAGAGGGGAACGCCTATCGTCGATGCACTGGGGAAACCAACGAATCAGAGCTCTGTCTATGCATTGCTCttcaggagagagaacatgcGTCTGTATACGTAGTCGTATGTGCAGAGAGATCCGAGTCGAAATCCGTCTGTCCAGCTGCAAATATCGCTCTAGTTGTATCGCGGAGATATCCCGATGCCCAAACTCACGCATCTaggtctctgtgtttcgcgCAACTTGATGTGTAAACACAAGCGTAGCTGCATGTGTAGGCACCAGGTGGGTTCATAcacaaacatacacacatctatatgcatatatatatatatttaaatgTACATGTTTCTATTCatctatatatttatatacatttatTGATATATGTATGTTGACATAAATCCAtttgaagagcgagagaggcaagcaAGACAGGAAGGCCCGCGCGAGTGCATGTTCGGCATTTCGCATCGACGAAACGCTACCAAGAAACAGTTTTTTCAGAAAGACCATTTCCATTTTCTTCCGTCGGAATGGATGGAATGGCGACGCGGATTCGCAGTCGCCACGGGaatgttttttctctttccctccccctcgtttctgctctttctttgactctctttcttcttctcgtttgaAGAGTTTGGACTGAACTCCCTCAGACTTCAACAGCCACTTGGGGGTCTATGAAGATGGCGGGATTGTTTCGCAGTAAAAaggggaagaacagagaagacctCGATGGTAAATCGACTGGATTTCTCAGCTTTGTCAATTTCTTTCAGCTCTTCAAACTGGGCGCGTGCAGCTCCTCATATACGGCGAAGACACGCGCCGGTCATTTTCTCGCCAGGACTCCGCAGGCTCGTCGCAGGCCTCCTGTGACTCTGAGCGATCCTCCAGAAGCTCgttttctcaaagtaaaagaAGCCACAAAGCCACCCTGAAGAGAAACATGTCACCAGGCcggagaggcaggcgagaagaaggaagagaggggggagaaaataccaagagaagagacggacaAGTTGTAGAAAGGTCTGTTTGCCCTCTGTGTCGGCGTGTTTCTCTGGGCTCTTGTGAGATCCTTTGTGGCATTTGCTGTCATTTTAGCGATAAAATCTGGAGCCTGCATCGAAACCACAGGTGTGTGttggagagggaagaaacatTTCTCAGACTCTGCCGAAGTTCATTCTATTtttcgaagagaaaaaacatgcTTTTCCTCCCTCGTCCCAGGCGACAACGGCATCGGCACCGGGGCTGCTGCGCTCAtttcgtcgctctccatCTGTAAGCGTtggtcttctttctcgtcacGCAACacacagtgaagaagagacgcagacatgCGGACGCGGATGGCTATAAACCTAACTTGAAACCTGGATACGTTTACGATTACATTTCCGCCTATATGCGACCCTTgcaatatacatatatatatatatatatctatatgtatatatgtatatatgtatatatgcatgtgtgtgtctgtgtctccccaTGATTCGAATCTGCCTTTTTACCTACATCTCTGTATCCGCCCATCTGTTCTTGTATAAATCTTTGAGTAGATTGGACTCGCATGGTCGCCTCGCGTTTAGgattcgttttctgtctcgttgcACCACGCCGTTGTCTGCTAACACCCTTcagtctttttttttcttcttctttttcttcttctctgtcttcttcttcttcttcttcttcttcttcttcttcttcttctgctgtgtcttctgcgtctcgcctgTCACGGctgttcttcgtttttttgacTTCTGTACGTTTCAGGTGCACACTCAAACGGCctggcgtttctctgtttgaGTCCTGACGGGCAGCTCCTCGGCAccgcctcttctcgcggcACCCTCCTGCGGGTGTTCGATCCTCGCACTGGGGATTTCCTCTTGGAGTTCAGGAGAGGTgaaacgcagacacagagaagagggggagcAGAGAGCGCAGCTTCAGGAGGCAACCCTTCAGCAGCAGACACCGCTCAGTCAGATCGAGAGTCTTTCCACAGTCTCAAACACGTTCGTCTTTTCCAGCCGTCGCGTCGTGCTCTCTGCGCGGTGCATGCGGCAGATTCATGTCGATggaaacaggaaggaagCCTTCTGTGTACGTACACGCGCCTGCGTAGCTCGTGAACAGGGACAGGGCGCCAACTCCAGGCCTGCCTCTGTCGGCGACGCGAAATGTCTTTCCACTCGCTTCGACGGTTCCTCTCAGTGGCCAGGCGCTCGCGCGTTTGCATCCAGACGTCGACCTCGAAACTTGCGCGACTCTCCTGTCTGCAGGGAGCAATCCTGCGCGAATCACCTCGATGGCCTTCAGTCCGTGCTGCGGCTTcttggctgcatgcagcagcacCGGCACTACGCATCTCTACAAGCTCGCGGCGTCGTGGACAGGTGGAGAGCAGAAACGCTCGCGAGAACGCTACAGAGCCTTAGGAGGAACTCGCTCTGcggaggagaaagcggaTGTCGGAGCTGCTCAGAAACCGGACCGACGCGCCGAGGAAGCGAATGCCGAgccggagaaagacgcaCTGAAGGCGAGCCTGCAGTTCTTCGAGAAACTGTCGCCGTACTTCCACACTGAGTGGAGCTTCGCCCAGTGGAGGTAAGtcaacggagaaaagaaggacgTCTGCAGACGTGGAAAGAGACTGGCTTTTCGACAGGGAAAACGGATTTTCTCGCTGGGTCTAAAGAACGATGTGCGTCTgcgaaaagacagagaagaggacttTCGTCGGCTCGGAAACGGATCTGTTTTCGCGAACTTGTATCAACTTCTGCTGTGTTGCCAGACTCCCATCGAAGGACTGCGCCGCCATCTGCGCCTTCAGCCAGAATCTCCCCAATACGCTCTTTGGTTAGACTCAACGACTTTGACTGATCTCCATGCGTTCAAAAATCAATGCGGCTCTTCCTTGCTTCTGTATCGCTTTCGGTCTCCGTGTGCGCATGGGCAAAAGTTCCGCTGCTGTCTGCACTTGGACTCCAGGGAGCGAATTTTACAATTTTGATAGGTTCAAATCCGCAAATACACATGTCGACTTACGGACATGCTTgaggacaagaaaaaaacgcctGTGTCGTTCCCGAGCCATAGACACGCGTGGAAGTGAATCCAGGATAGACAGacatatacgtacatatacgtacatatatatatatatatatatatatatatatctaaatatagctacatgtatatatatatatatatatctatatctatctctctctatatatatatctaaatatagctacatttatatatatatatatatatatatatatacatatgacTTCTGTCGCGTGTGTAGGCGAGTACGTATTTTTGCGTCTTCATTTGAAGGATAGCGAGGCGTAGGCTTGACGGAAATGAGGGGGAACTCATCTGCGTTTCCGATTTTGTGCTTCGCTAGCAGCTCCCCGCGGTTGCTGGAACACAGGACTGATATTTTTCGTGGAAATCGCAACGGCTGGACAGAGGGCGGTTGTGACGAAAACGTGACTTTGTTTCATAGATCTGTGATGTTTCTCCGGTTTTCAGTCGTCAGCGCAGAAGGGAGCTTTTTCCAGCTTCGCTTCGACCCCCTCAGCGGCG includes these proteins:
- a CDS encoding WD domain-containing protein (encoded by transcript TGME49_220160), whose translation is MRRLFVSSVPGEKPGASERVFAPLFSPSSAPFGALGQATEGAGRDSRGDTTHSPEGRKEEVKSICFNQDASCIAVATTRGFCIYTTDPVQKTFSRDLRRDFRASAQASDPTSSRCEGGLLIVEMLYTCNILALVGEGPGAAQWLRREQGNETETRWCRDVCVLWDDRQEKAVVQLQFHSPIRGVQMLKEVLIVILTEKVCVYRLRDLLLLDTVATAPNPSAVCACASLQSAAVPVSSASASSSPSLSSSTSSSRAAPASAGSAGRGDTQSDRAPSSQVLVACPALQTGRVQLLIYGEDTRRSFSRQDSAGSSQASCDSERSSRSSFSQSDNGIGTGAAALISSLSICAHSNGLAFLCLSPDGQLLGTASSRGTLLRVFDPRTGDFLLEFRRGSNPARITSMAFSPCCGFLAACSSTGTTHLYKLAASWTGGEQKRSRERYRALGGTRSAEEKADVGAAQKPDRRAEEANAEPEKDALKASLQFFEKLSPYFHTEWSFAQWRLPSKDCAAICAFSQNLPNTLFVVSAEGSFFQLRFDPLSGGAMTKLHAERLEAF